One stretch of Eupeodes corollae chromosome 2, idEupCoro1.1, whole genome shotgun sequence DNA includes these proteins:
- the LOC129946819 gene encoding cuticle protein 16.5-like — MFKFIAVVLFALVAIASAKPGIVAPLAYSSPLIAAAPASAVYSREYHGNFASPYVAAPYAAAPYAAAPYAAAAPLVASPYVSAAYSAGYAAPYAAAYASPYAAAYTTPYLFK, encoded by the coding sequence ATGTTCAAGTTTATCGCTGTTGTCCTTTTCGCTTTGGTTGCTATTGCTTCTGCTAAACCAGGTATTGTAGCTCCATTGGCTTATAGTTCACCATTGATTGCTGCTGCACCAGCTTCAGCTGTCTACTCACGGGAATACCATGGAAACTTTGCTTCACCCTATGTTGCTGCTCCATACGCTGCTGCTCCATACGCTGCTGCCCCATACGCTGCTGCTGCTCCTTTGGTAGCTTCACCATACGTTTCTGCTGCTTACAGTGCTGGATACGCTGCTCCTTATGCTGCTGCATACGCTTCACCATACGCTGCTGCTTATACTACTCCTTACTTGTTCAAGTAA